Proteins encoded in a region of the Sulfurimonas marina genome:
- the flhB gene encoding flagellar biosynthesis protein FlhB, which yields MADDQEKTEEPTAKKIEDARKEGNVPKSQDASGVITLFVAILATLMLFPFISKHMILLFQYYFSLVGTPVDKLFVMDIVLVTIREVLLMMMPLAIAVAIAGIIAAFAQFGFLFTTKAIVPDLKKIDPIKGTKNLFSLKKLIEGIKITFKSFTTLGVGFVFFFYFILELPTVALFGLDQQLYWLKDKMIIISLVMLLIIFIFAIIDLIIVRKQYFDGLKMSKQEVKDEMKNMEGDPLVKSKIRQIQMETARRRMMAEVPQADVVITNPTHYAVAIKYDQEKFSAPIVVAKGVDNIAQQIKKIARENDVHIVQNPPLARSLYSDVEIDKPIPEALFAAVAEVLAYVYKMNKR from the coding sequence ATGGCTGACGATCAAGAAAAGACTGAAGAACCCACCGCCAAGAAGATTGAGGATGCCCGAAAAGAGGGGAATGTTCCAAAATCTCAAGATGCTTCAGGTGTTATCACTTTATTTGTAGCTATCTTAGCTACATTGATGCTTTTCCCCTTTATCTCAAAACATATGATATTACTTTTTCAGTACTACTTTTCGCTAGTTGGTACACCTGTCGATAAATTATTTGTTATGGATATCGTATTGGTGACAATTCGGGAAGTGCTACTTATGATGATGCCTCTTGCTATTGCAGTTGCTATCGCGGGTATTATTGCAGCATTCGCACAATTCGGCTTTTTATTTACAACAAAAGCTATTGTTCCGGATCTTAAAAAGATAGACCCTATTAAGGGTACAAAGAATCTTTTTTCCCTTAAAAAACTGATAGAGGGAATCAAGATTACCTTTAAGTCTTTTACCACTTTGGGTGTGGGCTTTGTTTTTTTCTTTTACTTTATTTTAGAGTTGCCGACAGTTGCACTTTTTGGATTAGATCAGCAGCTTTATTGGCTAAAAGATAAGATGATAATTATCTCTCTTGTGATGCTTTTGATTATCTTTATTTTTGCTATCATCGATCTTATTATTGTCAGAAAACAATATTTTGACGGACTTAAAATGTCTAAGCAAGAGGTTAAGGATGAGATGAAGAATATGGAGGGGGATCCTCTTGTTAAGTCAAAAATAAGACAGATACAGATGGAAACAGCACGTCGTAGAATGATGGCGGAAGTTCCTCAAGCTGATGTGGTTATTACCAATCCGACACACTACGCAGTTGCTATCAAGTACGATCAGGAAAAATTCAGTGCACCGATAGTTGTTGCCAAAGGGGTAGACAATATTGCACAGCAGATCAAAAAAATTGCACGGGAAAATGATGTACATATTGTACAAAATCCACCGCTTGCTCGTAGTTTATATAGTGACGTGGAGATCGATAAACCGATTCCTGAAGCTCTATTTGCTGCTGTCGCAGAAGTTCTTGCATATGTTTACAAGATGAATAAAAGATAG
- the nadC gene encoding carboxylating nicotinate-nucleotide diphosphorylase, with protein MIKEFVKAALAEDVGRGDLYALVEESVPTKADIIAKCDGVFAGATYINALAKEENLEVIWGKKDGETFVKGDVIAIINGSSHDVLKTERTLLDLALHASSIATLTRKYADIIAPYGVKLLDTRKTRPMLRVFEKYATRCGGATNHRMGLDDSLMIKDTHLKTIENLSEYIAKARKVIPFTAKIEVEAETLEIAKMAFEAQADIVMCDNMTPEQVKEVVEYRDANHPYILIEASGNISLKTIESYAKTGVDAISSGSLIHQANWIDLSMKIS; from the coding sequence ATGATTAAAGAGTTTGTAAAAGCAGCACTTGCTGAAGATGTAGGGCGTGGTGATCTTTATGCTTTAGTTGAAGAGAGTGTACCTACAAAAGCGGATATCATTGCAAAATGTGACGGTGTTTTCGCAGGGGCTACATACATAAATGCTTTAGCTAAAGAGGAAAACCTTGAAGTTATTTGGGGTAAAAAAGATGGTGAAACATTTGTTAAGGGTGATGTGATTGCAATCATTAACGGTTCATCTCACGATGTTTTAAAAACAGAAAGAACACTACTTGATCTTGCGCTTCATGCAAGCTCTATTGCAACTCTTACAAGAAAATATGCAGATATTATTGCACCATACGGTGTAAAACTTTTAGATACTCGTAAAACTCGCCCGATGCTTCGTGTATTTGAGAAATATGCGACAAGATGCGGAGGGGCTACAAACCACAGAATGGGGCTTGATGACTCTTTAATGATTAAAGATACGCATTTAAAAACTATCGAGAATCTCTCAGAATATATTGCAAAAGCAAGAAAAGTGATCCCGTTTACTGCAAAGATTGAAGTGGAAGCTGAAACACTGGAGATCGCAAAAATGGCTTTTGAAGCACAAGCAGATATTGTAATGTGTGACAATATGACTCCCGAGCAGGTAAAAGAGGTTGTAGAGTATCGTGATGCAAATCATCCATACATTCTAATTGAAGCAAGTGGTAATATTTCACTTAAAACTATCGAATCTTATGCAAAAACTGGTGTTGATGCTATAAGTTCCGGTTCACTTATCCATCAGGCAAACTGGATAGACCTTTCTATGAAAATCTCTTAA
- the nadA gene encoding quinolinate synthase NadA, giving the protein MKLSNEELKQEIQRLKDKLSVTVVAHFYQRDEVFEIADITGDSLELAMRTQADDAEFVLFCGVGFMGQSVKVLSPEKRVVMPKIACCAMARMIDSLYYDESVKFLNDNGIASENILPITYINSNADVKAKVGEMGGMVCTSSNAKKIITTALKEGKKILFVPDRCLGQNIANQMGLKSMVIGQGGDPKEADIICYDGFCSVHQLFTVEDIEFYRKKYPGIKIATHPECDPAICDASDFVGSTSQLIKYITELPEEQKVAVGTEFNMVNRLRPKNTYILSSTKPECPTMNETTLEDVYLTLKSIEDGAPINEIEVDESTQKWAKIALERMLAL; this is encoded by the coding sequence TTGAAATTAAGTAACGAAGAATTAAAACAAGAGATACAACGATTAAAGGACAAACTGAGTGTTACGGTTGTCGCACACTTTTATCAACGTGATGAAGTGTTCGAAATTGCCGACATTACAGGAGACTCACTTGAGCTTGCTATGAGAACTCAAGCTGACGATGCAGAGTTTGTACTCTTTTGTGGTGTTGGTTTTATGGGACAGAGTGTAAAAGTTTTAAGTCCTGAAAAACGTGTTGTAATGCCAAAGATAGCGTGTTGTGCAATGGCTAGAATGATCGATTCACTTTATTATGATGAATCTGTAAAGTTTTTAAACGATAACGGAATTGCAAGTGAAAATATCTTGCCAATTACATATATCAACTCTAACGCTGATGTTAAAGCAAAAGTTGGTGAGATGGGTGGTATGGTATGTACAAGCTCTAATGCTAAAAAGATTATTACTACTGCATTAAAAGAGGGTAAAAAGATCTTATTTGTTCCGGATCGTTGTTTAGGACAAAACATTGCAAACCAAATGGGACTAAAATCTATGGTTATTGGTCAAGGTGGTGATCCTAAAGAGGCAGATATTATCTGTTATGACGGTTTTTGTTCGGTACATCAGCTTTTCACGGTTGAAGATATAGAGTTTTATAGAAAAAAATACCCGGGAATTAAAATAGCTACACACCCAGAGTGTGATCCTGCTATTTGTGATGCGAGTGATTTTGTGGGTTCAACTTCACAACTTATCAAATATATCACTGAACTTCCTGAGGAACAAAAAGTGGCAGTGGGAACAGAGTTCAACATGGTAAACCGTTTACGTCCGAAAAATACATATATTTTAAGTTCAACGAAACCTGAGTGTCCTACAATGAACGAGACAACTTTAGAAGATGTTTACTTGACTCTGAAATCTATCGAAGACGGTGCACCTATCAATGAGATCGAAGTTGATGAATCGACTCAAAAATGGGCAAAAATTGCGTTAGAAAGAATGTTGGCATTATGA
- the plsY gene encoding glycerol-3-phosphate 1-O-acyltransferase PlsY → MDFLFNINVQFYITAYLVGGIPFGLLLAKAFAGVDVKSAGSKSIGATNVLRVVKETNPSLAKKLGAATLALDAIKGVAVLAVGYFAGVSEATMWAIAVLAVIGHCFSPYLGLEGGKGIATGMGVMMFMLPIETIIALVVWVVMAKTVRISSVSSLTGVLAMLIASFFIHPDIAHAPVVFIVFILFYKHIPNIVRLVKGEEKRVI, encoded by the coding sequence ATGGATTTCTTATTTAACATAAACGTACAGTTTTATATTACTGCATATTTAGTTGGAGGTATCCCTTTTGGTTTACTTTTAGCAAAAGCTTTTGCAGGTGTTGATGTAAAATCAGCAGGGAGTAAAAGTATCGGAGCAACAAATGTTTTACGTGTTGTAAAAGAGACAAACCCTTCACTGGCAAAAAAACTCGGAGCTGCCACTTTAGCGCTTGATGCAATTAAAGGGGTAGCAGTTCTTGCTGTTGGATATTTTGCAGGAGTGAGTGAAGCAACAATGTGGGCTATCGCAGTGTTAGCCGTAATCGGACACTGTTTTTCACCGTACTTGGGACTTGAAGGTGGTAAAGGGATCGCAACAGGAATGGGTGTAATGATGTTTATGCTTCCTATTGAAACGATTATAGCTCTTGTTGTATGGGTAGTTATGGCAAAAACTGTGCGTATCTCATCTGTATCTTCTTTAACGGGTGTTTTAGCTATGTTGATCGCAAGCTTCTTTATCCATCCCGACATTGCACATGCACCTGTTGTTTTTATAGTATTTATTCTGTTTTATAAACACATTCCAAATATTGTTCGCCTCGTAAAAGGTGAAGAGAAACGGGTGATCTAA
- a CDS encoding dihydroneopterin aldolase codes for MKIYVEDLRFQCIIGILDFERATPQDVIVNLELEYDFQKEFINYADVASNIKKTMINEKFLLLEDAIDKISKNLQENFPTIDTLKLKITKPSILPDCVVSVEDSFHFKS; via the coding sequence TTGAAGATCTATGTTGAAGATTTAAGATTCCAATGTATCATAGGGATCTTAGATTTTGAAAGAGCAACTCCTCAAGATGTTATAGTTAATCTCGAACTGGAATACGACTTCCAAAAGGAGTTTATTAACTACGCTGATGTTGCTTCAAATATCAAAAAAACTATGATAAATGAAAAATTTCTTCTTTTAGAAGATGCAATTGATAAAATTTCTAAAAATTTACAAGAAAATTTTCCAACTATCGACACCCTTAAGCTAAAAATCACAAAACCCTCTATTTTACCCGATTGCGTGGTAAGTGTAGAAGACTCATTTCATTTCAAATCTTAA
- the hsrA gene encoding homeostatic response regulator transcription factor HsrA, producing the protein MRILIIEDEVTLNKMLAEGLKEFGYQSDVVETLKDGEYYLDIRNYDLVLMDWMLPDGNSVDIIGDIKANTPKTVVVVLSARDDNESEIEALRAGADDYIRKPFDFEVLIARLEARLRFGGSNIIEIEDLTINPEEEKITYKETEIELKGKPFEVLTHLARHRDQIVSKEQLLDAIWEEPELVTPNVIEVAINQIRQKMDKPLSITTIETVRRRGYRFCFPKEVS; encoded by the coding sequence ATGCGTATTCTTATTATAGAAGATGAAGTAACATTAAATAAGATGCTTGCTGAGGGACTAAAAGAGTTTGGTTACCAAAGTGATGTTGTTGAAACTTTAAAAGATGGTGAATACTACCTTGACATCCGTAACTACGATTTAGTTCTTATGGACTGGATGCTTCCGGATGGTAACTCTGTAGATATCATTGGCGATATCAAAGCAAACACACCAAAAACAGTTGTTGTTGTACTTTCTGCTAGAGATGACAATGAAAGTGAAATCGAAGCACTTCGTGCCGGTGCTGATGACTATATCAGAAAACCGTTTGATTTTGAAGTATTAATTGCTCGTTTAGAAGCAAGACTTCGTTTTGGTGGAAGCAATATCATCGAAATCGAAGATTTAACAATCAATCCTGAAGAGGAAAAGATCACTTACAAAGAGACTGAGATTGAATTAAAAGGGAAACCTTTTGAAGTACTTACTCACCTAGCTCGTCACCGTGATCAAATCGTATCTAAAGAGCAACTTTTAGATGCTATCTGGGAAGAGCCGGAACTTGTAACTCCAAATGTAATTGAAGTTGCTATCAACCAAATCCGTCAAAAGATGGATAAACCTTTAAGCATTACTACAATAGAAACTGTTCGCCGCCGCGGATACCGTTTCTGTTTTCCAAAAGAAGTAAGCTAA
- a CDS encoding sensor histidine kinase has protein sequence MSRQQSIRKNFLVQLLISSASLILIFSSLLYFYIEKSIYDEKRDELIHYAQNISNYKAVYDFGELPDSFLSLNIEVISLISPTDQIDVYEKTSGNKTYLTLIYPFDTKQNVYLKLVKDVSPTKKLLKKIVNYIFIINIAGFLLVILYAIALSKMLASPIKKLSQDLANMNEHLMKPIQMDEIPQEFAPLAGTINHLIARIQNFVKYQKELFIGTAHELKTPLAVIKLKNQVTLIKKRSAEEYIEAINTTNKTIDEMNVIVSNILNIGRQEGAQLDQPQEVDVIELLKQKANDFQLLAENEGKRLEINFAPDVFMATLQVGLLNQIIQNFLQNALKFTPQEKKVILRSSQDDYGLLIEVIDEGCGIDESVDLFAPFKRQGNKSGVGLGLFLAKSAADALGAKIKLENRDDGVDGTKATLQLNSQLSCIIPQK, from the coding sequence ATGTCACGACAACAGAGTATAAGAAAGAACTTCTTAGTTCAACTGTTAATCTCCTCTGCCTCACTCATATTAATATTTTCATCACTTTTATACTTTTATATTGAAAAATCTATCTATGATGAAAAAAGAGACGAACTTATCCATTATGCGCAAAATATCTCTAACTACAAAGCGGTATATGATTTCGGTGAACTTCCAGACAGCTTTTTATCTCTAAATATTGAGGTTATCTCTCTCATCTCCCCTACAGATCAGATCGATGTATACGAAAAAACTTCAGGTAATAAAACTTATTTAACACTCATCTACCCTTTTGATACAAAACAAAATGTTTACCTGAAACTTGTCAAAGATGTATCTCCGACAAAAAAGCTCCTTAAAAAGATTGTGAATTACATCTTCATCATCAACATAGCAGGCTTTTTACTTGTTATCTTATATGCAATTGCTCTTTCAAAAATGTTGGCTTCACCTATTAAAAAACTGAGTCAAGATCTGGCCAATATGAATGAACATCTTATGAAGCCTATTCAAATGGATGAGATTCCACAAGAGTTTGCCCCACTTGCAGGTACGATCAACCACCTTATTGCAAGGATTCAAAACTTTGTAAAGTACCAAAAAGAACTCTTTATAGGAACTGCTCATGAGTTAAAAACTCCCCTTGCGGTTATCAAGCTTAAAAACCAGGTAACGTTAATTAAAAAACGCTCTGCCGAGGAGTATATAGAGGCTATTAATACTACCAATAAAACGATTGACGAGATGAATGTGATTGTATCAAATATCTTAAATATCGGACGTCAGGAGGGTGCACAGCTTGATCAGCCTCAAGAGGTAGACGTGATTGAACTTCTCAAGCAAAAAGCAAATGATTTTCAACTTCTAGCAGAAAACGAAGGCAAAAGGTTAGAAATAAACTTTGCCCCAGATGTATTTATGGCGACACTGCAGGTTGGTCTATTAAACCAAATCATTCAAAACTTTTTACAAAATGCTCTAAAGTTTACACCTCAAGAGAAAAAGGTGATTTTAAGAAGTTCTCAGGATGATTACGGACTTTTAATCGAAGTTATTGATGAAGGGTGTGGAATTGATGAAAGCGTTGATCTTTTTGCACCGTTTAAAAGACAAGGGAACAAAAGCGGTGTAGGACTTGGTCTCTTTTTAGCAAAAAGTGCTGCCGATGCTTTAGGTGCCAAAATCAAGCTAGAAAACAGAGATGACGGGGTTGATGGTACAAAAGCTACATTACAACTCAATTCTCAATTATCTTGTATAATTCCTCAAAAATAG
- a CDS encoding YfhL family 4Fe-4S dicluster ferredoxin, with product MALLINDECIACDACREECPTMAIEEGDPIYFIDPDRCTECVGVYDEPACISVCPVDCIVPDPDNVETIAELKFKYKNLDLEE from the coding sequence ATGGCATTATTAATTAATGATGAATGTATTGCATGTGATGCTTGTCGTGAAGAATGTCCGACAATGGCTATAGAAGAAGGTGATCCAATCTACTTCATCGATCCGGACAGATGTACTGAGTGTGTTGGTGTTTATGATGAACCTGCATGTATCTCTGTATGTCCTGTTGATTGTATTGTTCCGGACCCGGATAATGTTGAAACAATTGCTGAATTAAAATTCAAATATAAAAACTTAGACTTAGAAGAGTAG
- a CDS encoding Ppx/GppA phosphatase family protein, with amino-acid sequence MAKRVSVIDIGSNSVRMVIYEKTSRFAFHLLHEEKSKVRISENAYKHDGVLQETPMQRTFDALENFLKISDSFKTKKVLCVATSALRDAPNKQDFIQKVRQKLRLNIKVISGEKEAYFGAIACANLLPEQHNAMSIDIGGGSTEIAFIDAHNVSHTQSLKLGTVRLKELFFDTNDIDGAKEYINKELNKIPTKEISGLVGIGGTFRAISSAIQKSQAYPLNKLHAFAYEQPVFKEYINKILNANDIELEGLFIKSNRFDVIKPGALILKMLLKKFAITDIITSGVGVREGVYLADLLRSSKHQFPANYNTSVRYILDAHLSDKEFSNNLTKLSKQLFDLTHSYFNIDQVYRERLSIAAKLYPTGSNIHFYSQNKHSYYIAQTALEYGFTHQDITLISTLMKYAKNKLPAQSHIDKYQILLPNEETVNSLSFLLSMSIILLSHRPRNIDFELSFNDGVLEVKSSSNLYLAKDSVEKLQCLKDFRVIFNS; translated from the coding sequence TTGGCAAAGCGCGTTTCCGTGATAGATATCGGTTCTAACTCAGTTAGAATGGTTATCTATGAAAAAACTTCACGCTTTGCGTTCCACCTATTACACGAAGAGAAATCTAAAGTTAGAATATCGGAAAATGCTTACAAGCATGATGGAGTATTGCAAGAGACTCCAATGCAAAGAACATTTGATGCACTTGAAAACTTTTTAAAAATCTCAGATTCTTTCAAAACAAAGAAAGTGTTATGTGTAGCTACTTCTGCACTTCGTGATGCTCCAAATAAACAAGATTTTATCCAAAAAGTCAGACAAAAACTGCGCCTTAATATTAAAGTGATTTCGGGTGAAAAAGAAGCTTATTTCGGAGCTATTGCCTGTGCAAATCTTTTACCCGAGCAACATAATGCCATGAGCATAGATATAGGCGGTGGTTCTACCGAGATCGCTTTTATAGATGCACATAATGTCTCTCATACACAATCACTTAAACTCGGTACTGTACGCCTTAAAGAGTTATTCTTTGATACAAATGATATTGACGGTGCAAAAGAGTATATAAATAAAGAGCTAAATAAAATTCCGACAAAAGAGATATCTGGTTTAGTTGGAATCGGTGGAACGTTTAGAGCGATCTCTTCAGCTATTCAAAAATCACAAGCATACCCTCTTAATAAACTTCATGCATTTGCCTATGAGCAACCGGTTTTTAAAGAGTACATCAATAAAATATTAAATGCTAACGACATAGAGCTAGAAGGACTCTTTATAAAGTCAAACAGATTTGATGTTATAAAGCCCGGAGCACTTATCTTAAAGATGCTGCTGAAAAAGTTTGCTATTACAGACATTATTACAAGTGGTGTAGGTGTTAGAGAAGGTGTTTACTTAGCCGATCTGCTTCGTTCATCGAAACATCAATTTCCTGCCAACTATAACACTTCTGTAAGATACATACTTGATGCACATCTTAGTGATAAAGAGTTTTCAAATAATCTTACTAAACTGTCAAAACAACTATTTGATCTTACGCACAGTTATTTTAATATAGATCAAGTTTATAGAGAAAGACTCTCTATTGCGGCAAAGTTATACCCTACGGGAAGTAATATTCACTTTTATTCACAAAATAAGCATAGTTATTACATCGCTCAGACAGCGCTAGAGTATGGCTTTACACATCAAGATATTACACTTATATCAACACTGATGAAATATGCAAAGAACAAACTTCCTGCACAATCGCACATTGATAAATATCAAATCCTTTTACCAAATGAAGAGACAGTAAACTCGTTAAGCTTTCTTCTCTCTATGAGTATTATTCTTCTGAGTCACAGACCTAGAAACATAGACTTTGAGCTTTCGTTTAATGATGGAGTTTTAGAAGTAAAAAGTAGCAGTAATCTTTATCTTGCAAAAGATAGTGTAGAAAAACTACAATGTTTAAAAGATTTTAGAGTTATATTTAACTCTTAA